In Vigna angularis cultivar LongXiaoDou No.4 chromosome 8, ASM1680809v1, whole genome shotgun sequence, one DNA window encodes the following:
- the LOC108344870 gene encoding gibberellin-regulated protein 14: protein MASNSILLLAIVLVVTSKVFSHEEDLKTVVPTPSPPGPVTTPSPATPPVKVPPPQSPTVKPPAPTPPQVKPPAPTPPQVKPPAPTPPQVKPPAPTPPLVKPPTPAPPVVYPPPPSPIVKSIKDCLPLCDGRCQLHSRKKLCMRACVTCCYRCRCVPPGTYGNREKCGKCYTDMLTHGNKYKCP, encoded by the exons ATGGCTTCCAATTCCATTCTTCTTCTAGCCATTGTTCTCGTGGTTACCTCTAAG GTTTTTTCTCATGAAGAAGATCTCAAGACAGTG GTACCAACTCCTTCCCCTCCGGGGCCAGTGACCACACCAAGTCCAGCTACACCTCCTGTTAAGGTACCCCCTCCTCAGTCCCCAACAGTGAAGCCACCAGCTCCAACACCACCGCAAGTGAAGCCACCAGCTCCAACACCCCCACAAGTGAAGCCACCAGCTCCAACACCACCACAAGTGAAACCACCAGCTCCAACACCCCCACTAGTGAAGCCACCAACACCAGCACCCCCAGTGGTTTACCCTCCTCCTCCATCACCAATAGTGAAGTCAATTAAGG attGCCTTCCACTGTGTGATGGTAGGTGCCAATTGCACTCAAGGAAGAAGCTGTGCATGAGGGCATGCGTGACCTGTTGTTACCGTTGCAGATGTGTTCCTCCTGGAACTTATGGCAACAGAGAAAAGTGTGGCAAATGCTACACTGATATGTTGACTCATGGCAACAAATACAAGTGCCCATAG